In the Cylindrospermopsis raciborskii Cr2010 genome, CTCGATCCCGAAGAATATTATATCGCTTTTATTGTCAAACCAGATAGTTTTTCTACTTAAGGGATAAGTTACTACATGATTTAATGTTTCCCAATATAGTGGTAATGCTTTACCGCCGATCTCCCGTAGGGAGCGCCTTGCAATCTCCCACCAGAAACCATCCTCTATAGTATTGTTAACTTTTGTAAGTTGTAACAAAAAAAACGATAAAAATGCTACAATGATGCGTGAACACTTGCAAAAGCAAAAACTATGGTTAAGACAGTAATATGTTCCGTAGGAACCAGTGCGGCAAAAGCGATCGGAAAACCGGGAGATCTCCTGAATTGGGTTAATCAACAAGAAAGCCGAGAAATCGCCGCCGAAAATATATTTCTCACCTTTAGAGATAAGGAACCAATAGAAGCAAATCTTAGGGATTTATCAGCAGAAATTCACTCCCTAGTTAGAATTGGCATCGATAATGGATATAGAATTATTCTCCTGGCTTCCCAGACCGAAGATGGTTACTGCTGCGCCAGCGCTATCGAGAAATATCTTAAATATTATTGGACTAGTATTGTTACTAAAGTTCACCAGGTGACGGGATTACAAGTTAATAATGCTGACCTTTTTCGCAGTCAGGGGGTAGTGGAATTTGTTCGCCATATTATTCGAGAAATTTATCAATATGGTTCGGAAAATATTATCCTTAATCCTACTGGTGGTTATAAAGCTTTAGTTCCTTATACCGTGCTACTGGGGATGTTAAAAGGGGTAAAGTGCGATTATATTTTTGAGCAGTCCACTACTCTCCTAGAATTGCCACCTTTACCCGTAGAATTCAAGCGATCGCAATTTGAAATCTACAAAGAATTATTTGAGGAAATCGAACGAGAAAGCAGCATTTCCCTCCAAAAATGGGAGGAAAAAATTTCCAGGCAAGAAAGAAAATTCTTAGAACCTTTGACGGAATTAGTCAACAACGAAATAACCCTTTCTGCGGTGGGTTTTTTATTTCTTGATGAGATTCGTTCTCCAGGGGTTTTAGTACCTTTTTTATCCAGAAAAGCGATCAATGATTGTTTCGATGATTTATCCCAATTAGATAACTGTGATCCCTTCCGTTATTTAGAAAGGGTTGCTACTCATTATGATGAAACTATTCAACAAGCAGAACATATCAATGTTGGCGATGGTTTACGCTGGCTAAAACCAGGGCGAACAACTGATCGCTATCTAGTTTCTAAAGATCGTTGGCGATTATTAGTCTGGCGGGCAATTCGTGAGGATAAAGTGGGTTCAAATTACGCTCATAAAGTAGAAGTTAACTCTAAAAATAAACGCGCCCATTATCCCTTTCTCAGGATGGAATTTGTGAGAGAATAAGCAACTTAACACAATTAATTAGAAACAGAAATGTTGAATGTCGTTGCAAAACTTTATATAGTTAGATATAGTACCTCTATCAAAGGTGAAAATGTCAACATCTCATAATATCTTCCATCCAATGAACATAACTGATTTATTGACACATACAAGCTGGAAGATAACGGAACTTATCTAACATTTTTTCATCCCATTCATATTAGAAAAGGATAGGTATGTTGCTGAGATTATGGCAGAAATTCAAGATATATTAAATCTAAGTCAGTTTTGAATGGTGATAAATGAGTGAATTAACTGAAAAAATATCTTCGGTGCGTCATTATTTTGTGGATGAAGCAGGAGATCCTGTAATTTTTAATGGTAAAGGTAAGATTTTAATTGGATCAGATGGATGTTCTCATTTTTTTATACTTGGTCTATTAGACGTTGCTAATACTGAATCTTTATCTCAAGATTTGGAAAATTTAAGAGCTAATTTATTAGCTGATCCATATTTTAAGAAAGTTCCTTCAATGCAACCTGAAAATAAAAAAACTGCTTTATATTTTCATGCTAAAGACGATATTCCTGAAGTGAGAAGAGAAGTTTTTAATTTGTTGCAGCGACATGAACTCAAATTTTTTGCTGTGGTGAGAAGTAAAGATAAGTTACTTGAGTATGTTAGACAACGTAATCAAAATGACCCTGGTTATCGTTATCAACAAAATGAATTATACGATTATTTGACGCGGCGTTTATTTAAGAATCGTTTACACAAGGATGATGAATATAATATTTGCTTTGCTAGACGAGGTACTTCTGATAGAACCGAAGCCTTCAAAGTTGCTTTAGAATCAGCTAGAGCAAAATTCGCTGAACAATGGGGTATTACCAGTACAGCAACTATTAATATAACTGCTAATATACCTCCCAATTCTCCAAGTTTACAAGCGGTAGATTACTTTCTGTGGGCTTTACAACGCCTATATGAGAGAGGTGAGGGTAGATATGTTGAGTTTCTTTGGTCAAAATTTGCACTCGTGCATGATATTGATGACACAAAATTTGCTAGGTACGGCGTGTACTATACTCGTAAAAACCCTCTAACAGCCACAAAAATACCAGGGATATAGGATTGTTAAGGCTTTGCTTGACAATCACACGGCATGAAGCCGAATTTTGTCCCTGGTTCATTATAGTATATCATTTTTAGACCAATTGGTAAAGGAACTGGGGGATAATCTCCAAATGCGATCTCCCTAGTGCGAGTGCTTCGCAATCGCTCTTTTAATTTAAGACAATTTCACATTGTAACATAACTAGTAAAACACATGTTGTGTGTTCAATTCCATCCACCCACGGCAAAACCAGTCAGTTGAAAACTGACTTGAGCTTTGAGACAGGGAATAAATTCCCTGTCTCCCCCACAGACAGTCTCCAGGCGTGGGTTGACTCAAACTGCACACAAAACCGCCGATCTCCCGTAGGGAGTGCCTTGCAATCTCCCGTGGTGGGGATATCCGGGGTGCTACTATTCCCGTTTATGGCAATATTTAAGGGGAGCGATCGCATGGTTTGGGGATATTTTTTAAAAACCCCCCAATCCTCTCGAAGCAATGTTGAGTGGAGTATCTAATCCAAGCGATCGCATTTCTTAACACATATTTAGATGCCCGACCTAATGATTGTTATTCTTTACTACTTGAAGTAAAATTAGTATCCACATTTAGTTGATTCATCGCGCAAATATACAACGCTAAGTTATGTTGAAGCAAGAAGCACAATGGCTAGGAAAAATGATTTATTCTCTTGATCAAGATAGTATTTTTCCATTATTAAATCTTGGAAGTTCCAGTCAAAACTTCCGAGAAAAACAACAACCTTGGATATATCAATTCTTGTTTAAACCTGCTCAGCAATCCGCTGTAGTTTTAATTCCCCACGCCCTGGGTATCCTAGAAAATGTGGAAATTGGGCTTTAATTCCTCTAGAAATAGCGATCGCACAGCCAAAAACATTTTGTTGAACTATCCTTTCTCCGGATTGGTTAGTTTAATAACAAAATTTCAATACTTTCAACATAGCCAAATTAACTTCATGTCCCGCATCAAAGTGATGGTACTCAACAGGAACTCCCAAGGATTGTGCAACCTGTTGGCTTTTAATTGCAGCTGAGAGGGGAACAATCTGGTCTTGGGTTCCGTGCATAATCAGAGTTGGGGGAACTGGCGTTTTTCCATAGTGGAGACTTGAGGATGTAAATAGCCACTCATGACTGCTAAACCGGCTAAGGGTAAGTTGAGACCCACATCTAAGGTCATGGCGCCACCCTGGGAAAATCCGGTCAAAATAGTTTTAGACAGGGGAATTCCTGTGGTGGTTGGTAGGGATTGCAACCAGTCTATTAACAATTGACGGCTTACTACTAGTCCTTCATACATTTTGTCGTCTCGTAGATCATACCATGCTCTACCATTATCGCTATAGGGATAGGGATAGGGGGCATTAGGAAGCAAAAATTCATACTCAGGTAGGTTGACATGGGGTAATAAGGATGCTACGTCCTCAGCATTGGCACCCCAACCGTGTAAGGTGACAATTAGTCCCAGTGGAGTTTTTGTGGTTTGGGCGGAAATTTTAATAACATCTAAGGTCATATAGACAATCAGAAAAATTAACTGTTATTAATTTTACGTAGTTTTGTCTCCCATAGCAAGACTTTTTTTTGTCTGTTCTGCTATAATTTTAGGATAGTTCTATGGATGTCTAAAACTATGAAGTGGCGAGTCATACTTGAACCCGATCCAGAGACCAGGGAATGGGGAATTTGGTGTCCAGAGTTGCCTGGATGCACATCTGCTGGTATCACACAAGAGGAGGCTCTTAACAATATACGGGAAGCCATTGAGCTTTATTTGCAGCCTGATAACATTGAACTTTTACCTGGAGCATTAATCTGCGAGGTTATAGTCGGATGACTCGGCTCAAGAGAATGAATGCTGACGAGGTTGAGCGCATATTACGCAAGTATGGCTTTGAACTGATTGATATTTAACCGTGATGCGGATAATATACCTTTTAATAACATCTGCTGAAACCTGTCCAGCAGTGGAATAAAAATAACTATTAGTCCATAGGCTAGGAAGTTTAAGTAATTCAGGAAATTTTCGTCTTAACAAGCAAGATGACCGTCCTTTAAAAGCTTTAACCACTTGATTTATAGCAACATCTGGTTGATGTTCTACAAATAAATGAACATGGTCTGGAGCACAAGTGTTGAATCCTGCAATAAAAATTTACAATCTTTGCGTTTTACCCAGGTAAAATCCATTGTCTATTGAGAATAGAGTCATTAATTGATCAAATTTGGTATCACCAATACCAATGCACAACTTGGACACAATCCTCAAAATCTTAACATTCAACACTTCTGAGTGTAGCTGAATCCTTTAAATCGTACATTGAGCTAGTAAAAGCTGCAAAAAAGGGCGAAGTTTCCCAAAAACCAAAATTACCTAATTACTGTAGATGAAATAAAATCTGATGTTGATAGAAATAATGTTTTAGGGATTGACCACGGGTTAAATAACTGGTTAACTTGTGTTTCTAATCTGGGAACATCATTTATTGTTGATGGACTTCATTTAAAAAGTTTAAATCAGTGGTACAACAAATCAGTAGCTAAACTTAAAAGTGATAAACCGCAAGGTTTTTGGTCTAATAGATTAGCTGCTATTACTGAAAAAAGAAACCGACAAATGCGTGATGCAGTTAACAAAGCTGCAAGAATAGTCGTTAACCACTGTATTGAAAATAAGATTGGTGCTATTGTTTTTGGATGGAATAAAGGACAAAAAGATAGTATTGATTTGGGGTCTAAAAACAATCAGAAGTTTGTCCAAATTCCCACAGCAAGATTAAAAGACCGTATTGCTCAATTATGTAAACAATACGGAATAGATTTTATTGAAACAGAAGAATCATACACTTCTCAATCATCGTTTTTTGATTGCGACAATATACCTAAATTCGGTGAAAAACCCGAAGGGTGGGAAGCAAGCGGGAAACGAGTTAGTCGTGGAGTATATGAAACTTCTGATGGGTTCAAAATTAATGCGGACTGTAATGGTGCTGCTAATATTTTGAAAAAAGTAGCGGTGATGCTAGGAATTGATCTTAGCGGAATCAGTAGAGGCTGTTTAAGCCAGCCTCAGAAAGTTCGTTTATGGACTCTTCAGAAATCTCCGTGTCTTCAGACCGGAGAAGCTTAATCCAACCTCTTAATTTGCAAAAACTCTCTTTTAGGTTTTAGCAATGTGAGCGATCGCCTCCGGTAGGAGGAGAAGGGGGAATTCCTGTGGTGGTTGGTAGGGATTGTAACCAGTCTATTAATAATTGACGGCTTGCTACTAGTCCTTCATACATTTTGTCATCTCGTAGATCATATGTTTCCTAAAGTGTTCATAATGCTATTGTAACAGAGATAGTACCCATTATGTATTCATTTTACTATATTATGGAAATATTACTAAGTAGGCTATTTGAGAATAATTTGAATATAAACACTGAGAGAATAGTTCAAATGTTGACATTATTCATTGATGAGGATTATTGTATGCTTGAGCTTAAAAATCTATCTAAAGGTAGATGCAATCGGATATTCTAATTAATTACTGTTTCATTGTTTACTATAACTGGAAGTTGCACTCCATTTCAAAATATGAAAATTTATTCATTCTTGTGGTTTCCTCTTGTACTATCTAGTTTAAAGGAATGAAATCCCTGTGTAAAAACCAGAGATTTTTATGTCATGAAACCTCAAATTTAGAATTGCTGTAAAATTGGAGACTAGCCCGATGAAAATCTATCAATCTGTTCAATCTTGGTTATGAAAGCCAAATTTATTTTAAACTCACTCAAATCAGATCGAAGGGAATTAGACGTCAGTTTTCTCGTGGTTTCTGGGATTGGCTTAGTAATCACCCTAGCCATCTACGGTCTGCTATTTCCGATCAAAAATACTTTTATTGGGATTTTATTGTATGAGAGGGGATTCACTCAAATTCTCACGATTGCCTTTGCCGGAATTGTAGCGGCTTTAACCCTGCTAAAATTTTTTAAGCTTCAAAAACAATCGCGAACTTTGGGGGAAGAACTAATTCCATCTGACATATCCCTTGACGATCCAACTAGCGATCAGGTCATCAATCTTCAACAGAATCTAGCTCAAGAGAAGAATGTATTAGCCCGTCGTTGTAGTCGGCTACTAGCCGTGTATATTAACTCTGGTAATCGTCAAATTGCTAACGAATTTTCTTTGGAAGATTCCGCTTTTTACCATAGTGCCTCCGAGTCTTCCTATACCATTCCGAAGATTTTAGTTTGGGCAATTCCCCTATTGGGATTTATCGGCACGGTGTTCGGTATTAGTGCTTCCGTGGGGGGATTTACAGGGTTTCTGGAAAATGCCGGCGATATCGACCAAATTAAACAGGGTATCGGTACTGTGACACAAGGATTAGCGATTGCATTTGATACTACTCTTTTGGCTTTATTTATGAGCGTATTGGTGATGTTGCCCTTAGTGATGGTCGAACGTTTAGAATCCCGTCTGCTACTGGCGATCGATATCTACATCAACGATAAGGTATTACCACGATTAAAAGATACAAGTAAAGGGAGCGAGACCATTAGCGAAGAAATGGTCGAACAAGCAGTAATAAAAGCTGTTCAACAAAACTTCCTTGCTCCTGAAACTTTAATCGAACCAGCCAAACATTATGCAGAACAAGCGGCGGTAGCATTAGCAAAAGGGTTCACTCAAGAAGTACACAGCATACAAGAAGCCATTACTCAAACAGTTCAAGAAATTCAAACTGTAAGGGAGAGGGTAACTAGAGAAAGTCAGGATTTTTCGACCTTTCTTGGTGACCAGATAAAACTACAGCAAGGGCTAGTAAATCAGATTCAAACAACTGTCCAGGAGATTCATCGAAATCATCTAGCTGTGTCCGATGGATTTAGAGAACAAGCTCTAGTAGTTGGTTATAAACTGGAGGCAGCGGCGCAAGCCTTAGAACAAAGAATAAGCAGTTTAGAGAAATACGCGACCCAAATCAGTGAGATTGATAATTTGCAGCGTAGTTTAGACAATAATCTCCGTAATCTCAAAGAAAAAGCCGTTTTGGAAGGAGTTTTAGGGGAAATTCAGACTAGCTTGGAGCGGTTAAGACCAACGTTAGACCAACTGAATAAGCCGCGCCGGATTCTACTTTTAGAACAAGAAGATCAAAGAACTTAAATTATGCCTAGAGCGATCCGTAGCCGACAGTCTATACAGATAGATTTATTTCCATTTTTATCGATTCTAGCCTGTACGATTGGCAGTCTTATTCTCTTAATTATAGTGCTTACTTCCGAGATTATCGGCAGCCAAAAGCAAGTAACAATTGTAGCTAAGAGTGATAATGGTTTAAATCGATCAAAACAGCCCCGTTATATCGAGTGTAAAGCCGATGGTGTAATTTTGCATCCCGACCAAGTTTTGGTACCTTCCTCTGGTTTAGAAAGTCAGTTCTCACCACTCGGAATATTACTAAAGAAAATCGATCCCGGTCAAGAATATCTAATCGTCGTGGTCAGATCCGACGGCATCGATACCTTTAGAAGAGTCAGAAGTTTGATTGAGGGTAGGGGAATAGATATTGGTTATGAGCCTTTGGATAAAGATTGGAAGTTAAATATAAAATCAGAAATAAAAAACTGACTGGACAAATAAATGAGAAAACTAAGAAAGTACAATCATTCAAGTTTATCTGCAGGTAATCTAGATTCGTTCCTTGACATCATGACCAATACGGTAGGTGTTCTCATGTTTGTCAGTTTATTTATAACTCTGGTAGCCGTGCAGTCAGGAACCACGATCCGAACTCCTCTAGTCTCTCAAACCGAAAAAAGTCCTCATCTTTTTGAGGTGGTAGATAACCACGTTAGTTATCTAGATACCGAGGAGATTTCTCGACAAATTAAGGATTTTGTTAAAACCTTACCTACCTGTACAGAACCTATAGAGTCTTATTCCTACGGACTGGATCAATTAACGGTATACATAGAAGAACTGCGCCAATATAAAAGCTGTCTTGATGAAAAAGTCAGCAGATTTAGGGAATTTAGACCGCAAACAGAATCTTATCAAGTTCAATTAGTAGATATTGAATCATTTTCATGGCAGTACCAAAAACTTAACAAAAATATAGGAACATCTAACGAGCAGTTATCAGAAGCTGATTCTCAGTTTAAGGAAATTATAAGTCGCCTCGATCCCGAAAAAGATTATATCGCTTTTATTGTCAAACCAGATAGTTTTTCTACTTACAGAAAGGCGAGAGAAATCGCTTGGAAAAAGGGATTTAATGTCGGTTGGGAGCCTCAAAAACTAGAGCAATTTATTATTCTTGGATCATCGGGTAGAAGTATCGGTATTCAGTAGCCTCCCCTACGAAAACCAATTTCTATCAAGTGATAAATAGCATCTTCTCAAGGGATAAGTTACTATTTCCTACATGATTTAATGTTTCCCAATATAGTGGTAAAGCATGAGTACCCTTAAATTTCTTCATCAATCTCTGATTCTAATACGCACATTTTCAGAAGATCGGTTTCCCCAATTCGGGAATCAAAAACCCAACGGGCTTTCTTATCGTTATTATTGATAGTAAAAGTGATTAACTCTTGCTCTGCACGGTTAAAAAGAGCATCTCTTGCTGTACCTATGGAAACCAACTCGCCATTTAATGCCAATCCGTCACGGTTTAGCAGGTTCTGTTGATATGATTGGCGCAGTAATAACAAGGATTGAAGCAAAGAGGATTTACCGGTGCTGTTTAATCCAGAAAGTAATGTTAGTGGTCTCAGGACAAAAGATTGATTTTCAAATGGCTTAAAATTTTCTAAGTTTAAGCTATTTAACATGATAAAATCTCCCGAACTATTTGGTTAATTTGCTCAAACCTATATATAACCTGATCACTGGCTTGAGAAATGGATTTCTCAAAGTTGGCATCTGTTTCAATTTTTTTCATAAATGTTTTATTTAACAAGTCTTTATAATTTATCAATTTATCAATTTGCCCCGGTGTTAACCTACTCAAAATAACTGACCATGCTTCAAACAGAGATTTATTAACAGGGAACCTTGTTTTGCCATTTTTGGGAGGTTTACGGAAAGCGTTACTGCTAAAAATGCTATCTGCTGCTCTCATGGATTTAATGAAGTCTCGTTTCATATCCTTGAGCCTAGTATCCTCTAAATTATTTAACTTCGACATGGCACTATTTAAAAACTCATTTCTTCCTTGAGTATAATCATGATAATCTATCAACCAAAATGCAATAAAACCTATAATATATTCATGATCGTCCATTCTTTTCCTTCTTTTTTCACTGATGTTTATCAACTTCTTAAACTCTGCTAATTCTGAAAACTCCTTCAGAATCCTCAAGGACTTTCCAGGGTACATAGCTTGACGCAGCTCCTGGTTATTCAGTGATACACCACCAGTATTAATTCTTTGAAAAATATTATATTTTACTTCCGGGGGAGTTCCGGACTCAACTAAGCAGACTATTAACTCTGTTTCTTCTATCCTTCTTTGGTGATGACGAGACAATTCATCATATTTTTTGTGTTCTAAATCCCTCAGAAATTGTAAATCAGTTAATCTCAGTTCCTGGTCAAGAATGAATTTTTTAAATGTATTAATTCTTTGAATACCATCTATCACTAACCACTTATCATCAGTAGTTGCATCCACATAAAATGCTGGAAGTGGAATCCCAATTAAAACAGATTCAATTAAACGACTCTTATTTTTGTCATTCCAAATGTCGGCATGACGTTGAAAATCAGGGGCTAAATCAATTTCGTCATGCTGAATTCTTTTTAGCAATATATCTATTGACATCATCTTAGTCTTGATCCTAATTTTTGTAGGATCAAACGGTTCTAGGTTTTCAATCTCATCCTCTTCAACATCTTCATCACTGTCATCATATATCTCCCTAATTGGCAGTTCCATTTGTTGAGTGTTAATACCCTTAGTAATTGTCATAAATTGACGCTCCCATCGCTAAAAGCGAGGGATTCCCTGTTCATCCAGTTACCTTATCTAGGAGGCTTTCACCTAATAGACAGTGGGTAGTCTGTCCGAGGGCTTGAATTTCTGTCCGCCCGACAGTATTTGCTTTTTGAAGTATGTTTTTAGCGGCGTTTTCATCCCTATCCAAAACACAACCACAAGAACAAATATGTGTTCTTACAGACAACGTTTTCTTAACAATATTGCCACAAATAGAACATTGCTGGCTAGTATATTGTGGGTTTACCGCTATTACAAACTTCCCGTGTATTTTCCCAAAGTAGTCTAACCAATCGGTGAACATTGACCAACTTGCGTCATTAATAGACTTAGCAAGTTTTCTATTTTTCACCATATTAAAAACCTTCAAGTCTTCATAAACTACCAAATCGTTAGATTGGATTAACGCTTTTGCTGTCTTTACAACAAAATCTTTACGTTGTCTGGAGACTTTTAAATGAAGACGGGCTACTTTTGACTTTTGTTTTTGACGCTTGTTGCTCCCCTTTTTCTTTAAAGTCTAAGGCATTTATTCCGAATAAACTGCCCTGTTCTAATAGCTTCCAGGATAGCTACTTGTTGCCTTTGTGTCGCTTTGATTTTAAACTCTATGACTCGCATTGAACCGACATCTCAATGTGTTACATTATAATTATATCATCTCATCGGTAAAACCGAGAGCCTTCAAGCAGACATTTTAGGTAAAAAGAATTCCAATTTACCAATTTCTCCACCCACCCTGGGTTTGATCTCGATTTTCCAAACCCTTATTTCCCAGGAGATTATGGTACTCAACACTGCTAGACCATCGATCAATTTCCCTGGCCCGCAGAACAGGTACAGGATGACTTAACTGAGCTGTGTGAGCATCTTTAACCATCATACCCAATTCAGTTTTGCTTATTGCATCATAAGCACGAGCTTGGGCAACAAAAGCATCCAGATTTAATCGGGGTGCTAGGGTTGGTGAACCACCAGCTAGTTTCATTAATACTGACATTACCACTTTCGGATTTTGAGTCGCTAATAATGCAGCGCGATCGCAAGTGAATTCAGCACAGCGTACCCATTCTAATAACTGGTTTTGTAGTGACTGAGCTAAAACAACGCCAATGTTGGGTAAAATAGAAGTGGCTAATATTAACAGGTTGGCTGGTGTTAGATAAACACTGTGGTCACATTTAAGGTGTCCGAGTTCGTGACCAATTACGGCTTGTATTTCCTCTGGTGTGAGCATATCAACCAGGGAAGTGTGTAATACTATAAAAGGTTTTTTACCCCGCATGGCAAAAGTATAAGCATTGGGACTAGGATGCTGACGGATATATAATTGTGGTAGCTCAATATCCAAATTCTTACAAGCATCTATTAATAGATAATGTAAATCAGGTAGTTGTTTTTCGCTCACCAAAATACTGGAGGCTATATTTTCTGCATAAAATACCTGTTCAGCAACTGGGCCAAGCAAATTTCTGACCATAATATCTATTCCTGGAATTTGCCGAAGAGTTTTTGTTGCTTCCAAGTCTAAAGGGTGACGGAAAGAGTCTGCTTTTAAACCAATAAGTGGTTTTTTTGCTATTGCTTGTACTGGTGTTTTAACTAAAGACATAGATAGAAAAGAAAATTAACTATTATTAATTTTAGGTACTTCTAAAACTATAGCACCCAGAAGTCCCTTGCGAAAATCACTAATGATAGTCCTAGCAGTACGTTCCACATCTCCTTGATAACGACTTGCTGCTAACACCTCTAAATATGCTTCTCCTGTATGAATAATAGAATCAACACCATAGCGAGAAAGTAGTGGATGGGGTGGTAATAGATGGGGGGAAGTTTCTTGAAACTGATTGACCATATCCACAAAAGCAGCTGCTATTAATTGATTATCGTAGGATGCTTCTCCAATATCATCACAGATGGCTAATTTCACTGCTGCTTGTTGATCTTCTAATCGAGAAGGAATAATTCCCGGTGCGTCTAACAACTCTAAATGTTCAGAAATTTTCACCCAGCGCAATTGACGGGTGACACCCGGACGAGCAGCACTTTCCACAACTCTTTTCCCTAACAACCGATTAATCAGTGCGGATTTTCCCACATTGGGAAAACCAATCACTACTGCACGCACGGGACGAGGTAACATCCCCCTTTGTTTTCTCCTTTCATTCAGTTCTGTTCCTGCTATTTGTGCTGCTTTAGCTATGGCTGTAATTCCTTGACCTTGTTGAGCATTGGCAAAATAGGGCACTTCTCCTTGTTTTTTAAGCCATTCTGACCACATTGATTTCACTTGGGGCAAAATCATGTCTAGTCGGTTAATCACTAGCACCCGTGATTTATTACCTATCCATTCTTTAACTTGGGGATGGTGTGTAGATAAGGGAATACGTGCATCCCTAACTTCTAATATCACGTCTACCCTTTTTAATTGCTCTTTAAGATTTTTTTCCGCCTTAGCAATATGACCAGGATACCATTGGATGATATTTAATTTGTAGTTTTGTGTTATGGACATTGTTTATCAATATTGCTACTGCTGTACAAAATTAAACGATTACCATCTGGATCCTGGGCATAAATCTCCTGACCATGGGAAGTTATGGAAATCTCTCCCGTGGGAGGATAACCTAGAGATTTCAGATCAGAAATGGCATTTTCTAGGTTGCTCACCTCTATACATAAACTTAGCGGATTTTTGCCATGAACTACAAATTCTGATTCATGATCTTTTTGCGGTCTGAAAATACTTAATCTCAGATGGTCAACTTGCCACTCAACATAAACACTAGCTATAAATTTGGTTGGTGGGCTTTCTAGTAACTGCATATAAAAGTTGACTAACTGATCAAAATTTACCGTACCTATCGTTACTAGTATATAGTTATATTTCATCTATGTTGAATGTTGTCGTTTTTCTACTATATATGAACTGGATGAACTTGCCAAATACTATTACCTTGTCTAGACTATTGGGCATACCGTTTTTGCTGTATGGGCTATATATTCCCACCCAGGGTGCTAGATGGATATGCTTAATTATATTTTTAATAGCAGCACTAACAGATTGGTTAGATGGATATCTGGCCAGAAAACTGAACCAAGTTACGGATTTGGGCAAATTCCTGGATCCATTGGTGGATAAGTTATTAGTTCTAGCACCGTTCTTAGTATTTGTAGAACTGGGTAAAATTCCCGGTTGGGGAGTATTCATCATCTTAGCAAGAGAATTAGCTATAGCAGGTTGGCGAGTTAATCAAACCACAATTAGCGGAGCTAATATTTGGGGAAAATTAAAAACCATCACCCAAATTCTATCCATAGCTCTACTGATTGCACCATTACCCATAACTTGGCAAATCTATGCTAAATCTGCCTTCTGGCTATCTGTACTTTTAACGGTGATTT is a window encoding:
- a CDS encoding DUF262 domain-containing protein, yielding MTITKGINTQQMELPIREIYDDSDEDVEEDEIENLEPFDPTKIRIKTKMMSIDILLKRIQHDEIDLAPDFQRHADIWNDKNKSRLIESVLIGIPLPAFYVDATTDDKWLVIDGIQRINTFKKFILDQELRLTDLQFLRDLEHKKYDELSRHHQRRIEETELIVCLVESGTPPEVKYNIFQRINTGGVSLNNQELRQAMYPGKSLRILKEFSELAEFKKLINISEKRRKRMDDHEYIIGFIAFWLIDYHDYTQGRNEFLNSAMSKLNNLEDTRLKDMKRDFIKSMRAADSIFSSNAFRKPPKNGKTRFPVNKSLFEAWSVILSRLTPGQIDKLINYKDLLNKTFMKKIETDANFEKSISQASDQVIYRFEQINQIVREILSC
- a CDS encoding M48 family metallopeptidase produces the protein MSLVKTPVQAIAKKPLIGLKADSFRHPLDLEATKTLRQIPGIDIMVRNLLGPVAEQVFYAENIASSILVSEKQLPDLHYLLIDACKNLDIELPQLYIRQHPSPNAYTFAMRGKKPFIVLHTSLVDMLTPEEIQAVIGHELGHLKCDHSVYLTPANLLILATSILPNIGVVLAQSLQNQLLEWVRCAEFTCDRAALLATQNPKVVMSVLMKLAGGSPTLAPRLNLDAFVAQARAYDAISKTELGMMVKDAHTAQLSHPVPVLRAREIDRWSSSVEYHNLLGNKGLENRDQTQGGWRNW
- the ylqF gene encoding ribosome biogenesis GTPase YlqF, which gives rise to MSITQNYKLNIIQWYPGHIAKAEKNLKEQLKRVDVILEVRDARIPLSTHHPQVKEWIGNKSRVLVINRLDMILPQVKSMWSEWLKKQGEVPYFANAQQGQGITAIAKAAQIAGTELNERRKQRGMLPRPVRAVVIGFPNVGKSALINRLLGKRVVESAARPGVTRQLRWVKISEHLELLDAPGIIPSRLEDQQAAVKLAICDDIGEASYDNQLIAAAFVDMVNQFQETSPHLLPPHPLLSRYGVDSIIHTGEAYLEVLAASRYQGDVERTARTIISDFRKGLLGAIVLEVPKINNS
- a CDS encoding VOC family protein is translated as MKYNYILVTIGTVNFDQLVNFYMQLLESPPTKFIASVYVEWQVDHLRLSIFRPQKDHESEFVVHGKNPLSLCIEVSNLENAISDLKSLGYPPTGEISITSHGQEIYAQDPDGNRLILYSSSNIDKQCP
- the pgsA gene encoding CDP-diacylglycerol--glycerol-3-phosphate 3-phosphatidyltransferase — translated: MNLPNTITLSRLLGIPFLLYGLYIPTQGARWICLIIFLIAALTDWLDGYLARKLNQVTDLGKFLDPLVDKLLVLAPFLVFVELGKIPGWGVFIILARELAIAGWRVNQTTISGANIWGKLKTITQILSIALLIAPLPITWQIYAKSAFWLSVLLTVISGLIYLLPVLTPKDGN